One window of the Pseudarthrobacter sp. ATCC 49987 genome contains the following:
- a CDS encoding MFS transporter produces the protein MSGLTQLQAMGTAERRKEARTVIASSYLGSTIEYYDFLLYATAAAVVFPKVFFSGMDDWVGVVAAYGTFAAGYVARPVGGIIFGHFGDRMGRKGMLIISMLVMGLASTLIGLVPGASVAGPWGAVLLVILRVFQGIAVGGEWGGAALMALEHSESGKRGFAASFVNAGAPTGAVLGTLIMGAFSALPNDQFLAWGWRVPFLLSFVLLGVGMFVRLKVSESPIFKAALEQEKAEKAQADQEAIRQGLTAKRDIPLLLVLRRPKTLIFTMLAGAAGFALQVVLATFSVTYAVSKGADRQGVLYAFAAASLISIVFVIMGGRLSDKVGRRPVMIGGLVLFIIYLVPMFQLLSSNNIMLIFVAFAIGLMIHSTLFGPLAAFVSEQFGTTSRYTGASLGYQLATLLGAGFTPGIVAQIFKDSGQDTASVVWYLAAMSVVSIVFILLTREPKNNDLRTVQA, from the coding sequence ATGTCAGGACTCACTCAGCTTCAAGCGATGGGCACCGCCGAGCGACGCAAGGAAGCACGCACGGTCATTGCCTCCAGCTACCTGGGCAGCACCATCGAGTACTACGACTTCCTCCTCTACGCCACGGCCGCAGCGGTTGTCTTCCCGAAGGTCTTCTTCAGCGGCATGGACGACTGGGTTGGCGTTGTGGCCGCCTACGGCACGTTTGCCGCGGGCTACGTGGCCCGCCCGGTTGGCGGAATCATCTTCGGCCACTTCGGCGACAGGATGGGCCGCAAGGGCATGCTGATCATCTCCATGCTGGTCATGGGCCTGGCTTCCACCCTGATCGGGCTGGTACCAGGTGCCTCCGTGGCCGGACCCTGGGGTGCGGTGCTCCTGGTGATTCTTCGCGTCTTCCAGGGCATCGCCGTCGGCGGGGAATGGGGCGGGGCCGCCCTGATGGCGCTGGAGCACTCCGAATCGGGCAAGCGCGGGTTTGCCGCCTCGTTCGTCAACGCCGGGGCGCCCACCGGTGCCGTCCTGGGCACCCTGATCATGGGCGCGTTCTCGGCGCTGCCGAACGACCAGTTCCTCGCCTGGGGCTGGCGGGTGCCGTTCCTGCTCTCCTTCGTGCTGCTGGGCGTGGGCATGTTCGTCCGGCTCAAGGTTTCCGAAAGCCCTATCTTCAAGGCCGCACTGGAACAGGAAAAGGCCGAAAAGGCACAGGCTGACCAGGAAGCCATCCGCCAGGGCCTCACTGCCAAGCGGGATATTCCGCTGCTGCTGGTACTGCGGCGCCCCAAGACCCTGATCTTCACCATGCTGGCCGGCGCCGCCGGCTTCGCCCTCCAGGTGGTCCTGGCGACGTTCTCGGTGACCTACGCCGTCTCCAAGGGCGCGGACCGCCAGGGCGTGCTGTACGCCTTTGCTGCCGCCTCGCTGATCTCCATCGTGTTCGTGATCATGGGCGGCCGGCTTTCGGACAAGGTGGGCAGGCGGCCGGTGATGATCGGCGGCCTGGTTCTCTTCATCATTTACCTGGTGCCGATGTTCCAGCTGCTCTCCTCCAACAACATCATGCTGATCTTCGTGGCGTTCGCCATCGGCCTGATGATCCATTCCACGCTGTTCGGTCCTTTGGCGGCCTTCGTGTCCGAGCAGTTCGGCACCACCTCCCGCTACACCGGCGCGTCCCTGGGCTACCAGCTGGCAACCCTGCTCGGTGCCGGGTTCACTCCGGGCATCGTGGCCCAGATCTTCAAGGACTCAGGCCAGGACACGGCATCGGTGGTCTGGTACCTGGCGGCCATGTCGGTGGTCTCCATCGTCTTCATCCTGCTGACCCGGGAACCGAAGAACAACGACCTCCGCACCGTCCAGGCCTGA
- a CDS encoding MarR family winged helix-turn-helix transcriptional regulator: protein MTVDPPGRPESSGPPSGPPPLVRLLQEFSLEANRYVDSAGGRNDMHRTDLNALAVIMQHTARNQIVTPGVLRKELHLSSPATTALIDRLHSSGHVIREREGPDRRQVQLRMTPKAYRDGGAMFQPLARHMAAAMAEFTPEELDIATRFMSSMIEATVRAGQEAAQQPAPAPADRH from the coding sequence GTGACAGTTGATCCGCCGGGACGCCCCGAATCTTCCGGACCGCCTTCCGGACCGCCGCCGTTGGTCCGCTTGCTTCAGGAATTCAGCCTCGAGGCCAACCGCTACGTGGATTCCGCCGGCGGCCGCAACGACATGCACCGGACGGACCTCAATGCCCTGGCCGTGATCATGCAGCACACCGCGAGGAACCAGATCGTCACGCCGGGCGTGCTCCGCAAGGAACTCCACCTGAGCTCACCCGCCACCACGGCACTGATCGACCGGCTGCACAGCTCCGGCCACGTGATTCGCGAGCGGGAGGGCCCGGACCGCCGCCAGGTCCAGCTCCGCATGACCCCCAAGGCCTACCGCGACGGCGGCGCCATGTTCCAGCCGCTGGCCCGGCACATGGCGGCCGCGATGGCCGAATTCACTCCGGAGGAACTGGACATCGCGACGCGGTTCATGTCCTCGATGATCGAGGCGACGGTCAGGGCCGGGCAGGAGGCCGCGCAGCAGCCGGCACCGGCTCCCGCCGACCGGCACTAG
- a CDS encoding NAD-dependent epimerase/dehydratase family protein, producing the protein MFVVTGAGPVGWTVAEQLAAAGHRVRVLTRSGTGPDNPLIEKTAVDVSDLARLGELFRGAKAVFHCIHGSQYSAKVWAEELPGAEEVVLAAAGEAGAVVVFPESLYSYSEPERPMTEKGPREARGGKRGIRTALLAARAASATDTVSVVASDFFGPRVRGAHAGERMVKPVLAEKPLMVIGNAGLPHSFTYVPDLAAAMIRAAQDPALWNRVWHAPTGPALSQRKIAAAFAAAAGVRAPRVAAVRGWVLRTVGMFSAGTRELAETLYQFERPFVMDSNASEAALGLQPTPLKEAAAATVAWWRDQEQ; encoded by the coding sequence CTGTTTGTCGTCACGGGCGCCGGCCCCGTCGGCTGGACGGTGGCCGAACAGCTCGCCGCAGCGGGCCACCGGGTGCGGGTGCTCACCCGCTCCGGCACCGGACCGGACAACCCGCTGATCGAAAAGACGGCCGTCGATGTGTCCGACCTTGCGCGGCTCGGCGAGCTGTTCCGGGGCGCCAAAGCCGTGTTCCACTGCATCCACGGATCGCAGTACAGCGCAAAGGTCTGGGCGGAGGAACTGCCCGGCGCCGAGGAGGTGGTGCTTGCCGCGGCGGGCGAGGCCGGCGCCGTCGTCGTGTTTCCGGAAAGCCTGTACTCCTACAGCGAGCCGGAACGGCCGATGACCGAGAAGGGCCCGCGGGAGGCCCGCGGCGGCAAACGGGGTATCCGCACCGCCCTGCTCGCGGCCCGTGCGGCGTCCGCAACGGACACCGTGAGTGTGGTGGCGAGCGATTTCTTCGGTCCCAGGGTCCGCGGCGCGCATGCCGGCGAGCGCATGGTGAAGCCGGTCCTGGCGGAAAAGCCCCTGATGGTAATTGGCAACGCTGGGCTGCCGCATTCCTTCACCTATGTGCCGGACCTGGCCGCCGCCATGATCAGGGCAGCTCAGGATCCTGCGCTGTGGAACCGGGTGTGGCACGCACCGACCGGCCCCGCGCTCAGCCAGCGGAAGATTGCTGCAGCGTTCGCCGCCGCTGCCGGCGTCCGGGCGCCGCGGGTGGCCGCCGTCCGCGGGTGGGTGCTGCGGACGGTGGGCATGTTCTCCGCCGGAACGCGGGAACTGGCCGAAACCCTGTACCAGTTCGAACGCCCCTTCGTGATGGACTCGAACGCCAGCGAAGCGGCCCTGGGGCTGCAGCCCACGCCGCTCAAGGAAGCAGCCGCCGCCACCGTTGCCTGGTGGAGGGACCAGGAACAGTGA
- a CDS encoding MaoC family dehydratase, whose amino-acid sequence MPNLVVDFDKLLTLAGTDLGVSEYREITQEQINKFADATGDDQWIHVDPERAKDGPFGAPIAHGFFTLSLIIPFWGELFDVDGVTAKVNYGLDKVRFTSPVKVGARIRMRATISEVTEVKGGAQIKVANTIEIEGQERPAVVAEFLARFYK is encoded by the coding sequence ATGCCCAATCTCGTCGTCGATTTCGACAAACTGCTCACTCTCGCCGGCACCGATCTCGGGGTCAGCGAGTACCGCGAAATCACCCAGGAACAGATCAACAAGTTCGCCGACGCCACCGGTGACGACCAGTGGATCCACGTTGACCCGGAACGCGCCAAGGACGGCCCGTTCGGCGCCCCAATCGCCCACGGCTTTTTCACCCTCTCGCTCATCATCCCTTTCTGGGGCGAGCTGTTCGACGTCGACGGCGTCACCGCGAAGGTCAACTACGGACTGGACAAGGTCCGCTTCACGTCCCCGGTCAAGGTGGGCGCGCGGATCCGGATGCGGGCCACCATCAGCGAAGTGACCGAGGTCAAGGGCGGCGCCCAGATCAAGGTCGCCAACACCATCGAGATCGAAGGCCAGGAGCGCCCCGCAGTCGTCGCGGAATTCCTCGCCCGCTTCTACAAGTAA
- a CDS encoding PKD domain-containing protein: MDRIVGTMLAGAVVLATSSCALPGAGPPPVSATQATAAAAATPRTAGTLFAANPGSTAGPAAVPLPEARFANPDYYAMPGQTITFDVSASLPRGVSIAQYEWDFDGDGAIDQVGPLPVAPHRYAAAFEGKATVRITHATGGLSTASTGVHIGRGPRDGLPAAPINVSVVVTAHSGGISTVQISWEPGGPEPYRWGLTVDGFPAGIVEGHTRTATMTDVHRLKDVKIGVVGFTENQGMGASAGVTLPALPD, from the coding sequence ATGGACCGGATTGTCGGAACGATGCTTGCGGGAGCTGTCGTCCTGGCCACCTCGTCCTGCGCGTTGCCAGGGGCCGGACCGCCGCCAGTATCCGCCACCCAGGCCACAGCCGCAGCGGCCGCCACGCCCCGGACTGCCGGCACCCTATTTGCGGCGAATCCCGGGAGCACCGCGGGCCCGGCGGCCGTGCCGCTGCCCGAGGCGCGGTTCGCCAATCCCGACTACTACGCCATGCCCGGACAAACGATCACCTTCGACGTCTCGGCGTCGCTGCCCCGCGGCGTCAGCATCGCTCAGTACGAATGGGACTTCGACGGCGACGGTGCCATCGATCAGGTGGGGCCGCTCCCCGTGGCTCCCCACAGGTACGCCGCCGCGTTCGAGGGTAAGGCGACGGTGCGGATTACCCATGCCACGGGAGGCTTGTCGACGGCATCGACCGGGGTCCACATCGGCCGGGGGCCGCGGGACGGACTCCCCGCCGCGCCCATCAACGTGAGCGTGGTGGTGACCGCCCACTCGGGCGGCATCAGCACCGTCCAAATATCGTGGGAGCCGGGCGGGCCGGAGCCCTACCGCTGGGGTCTGACCGTTGACGGTTTTCCGGCCGGGATTGTGGAGGGCCACACACGCACCGCGACCATGACGGACGTCCACCGGCTCAAGGACGTGAAGATCGGCGTCGTCGGGTTCACTGAGAACCAAGGCATGGGGGCCTCCGCCGGCGTGACGCTTCCCGCGCTGCCGGATTAG
- a CDS encoding methyltransferase domain-containing protein produces MSAQQPEDVYSHGHHESVVRAHASRTAENSAAFVIPHLTPGVSVLDVGCGPGSITCDFAGLVSPGKVTGLDRSPEVIGQAAALAAERGVQNVEFVAGNIYDLDFEDETFDVVHAHQLLQHLTDPVAALREMRRVAKPGGIVAVRDADFHGMSWYPAVPELDEWMELYQRIARRNGAEPDAGRRLVSWAQSAGFTDVAPSSSNWLYATGQQRRWQARVWGERVLHSAFADQALEYGFANAADLARISAGWHRWGSTDDGWFLIPNGEVIARA; encoded by the coding sequence ATGAGTGCGCAGCAGCCTGAAGATGTGTACAGCCACGGCCACCACGAGTCTGTGGTCCGCGCCCACGCCTCCCGGACGGCGGAGAACTCCGCGGCGTTTGTGATCCCGCACCTGACCCCGGGGGTTTCGGTGCTCGACGTCGGCTGCGGGCCGGGCAGCATCACGTGCGATTTCGCCGGGCTCGTCTCCCCCGGGAAGGTCACCGGGCTGGACCGCTCGCCCGAGGTGATCGGCCAGGCGGCCGCCCTCGCGGCCGAGCGGGGCGTGCAGAACGTCGAGTTCGTCGCCGGCAACATCTACGACCTCGACTTCGAGGACGAGACATTCGACGTCGTGCACGCCCACCAGCTCCTGCAGCATCTCACGGACCCTGTTGCGGCCCTGCGGGAAATGCGCCGCGTCGCCAAGCCCGGCGGGATCGTGGCGGTGCGCGACGCAGATTTCCACGGCATGAGTTGGTACCCGGCCGTCCCCGAGCTGGATGAATGGATGGAGCTCTACCAGCGGATCGCACGCCGGAACGGCGCCGAGCCCGACGCCGGCCGACGCCTGGTTTCCTGGGCCCAGTCCGCCGGGTTCACCGACGTCGCACCCTCCAGCAGCAACTGGCTCTACGCGACCGGCCAGCAGCGCCGCTGGCAGGCCCGGGTGTGGGGCGAACGCGTGCTGCACTCGGCCTTTGCGGACCAGGCTCTCGAATACGGCTTCGCCAACGCCGCCGACCTTGCCCGGATTTCGGCCGGCTGGCACCGCTGGGGTTCCACGGACGACGGCTGGTTCCTGATCCCCAACGGCGAGGTGATCGCCCGGGCGTGA
- a CDS encoding acyl-CoA synthetase translates to MENFGIGSWLQRRRPKSGSKTALISGGRELSYEQFADRTVRLANALRDRGVAKGDRVAYLGENHPSFLETLFACGTLGAIFVPLNTRLAPPEIQFQLQDCGAGTLVHAGSLGDLAARGSAGTAVARLVVVADSLDGSSASAAGGGVQAARGADAAAVEDFEDLVASGSDQPVDEPVTLDDGAMILYTSGTTGRPKGALLTHGNVTWNCINVIVDFDFSSQDVALMISPMFHVASLDMGVLPTLLKGGTVILESRFDPSRVLALIEQYSVTTMSGVPTTYQLICEHPAWASTDLSSLNKLTCGGSAIPMRVLDAYESRGLQIGTGYGMTETAPAATVLPAARSRDKAGSAGLPHFFTDVRIADPIAGTAEPGTGGEIQIKGPNVIPEYWNRTDATAESYAEGGWFKSGDMGYKDDDGFVFVSDRIKDMIISGGENIYPAEVEQAITELEAVGSVAVIGVPDEKWGEVPRAVVLLREGAQLTEEQLRRYLDGRLARYKIPKSVVFVDEMPRTASGKIRKADLRKLSAIQP, encoded by the coding sequence GTGGAAAATTTTGGCATCGGCTCGTGGCTGCAACGTCGCCGCCCGAAGTCCGGCAGCAAAACCGCCCTGATCAGCGGAGGCCGGGAACTCAGTTATGAACAGTTCGCGGACCGGACCGTCCGGCTCGCCAACGCCCTGAGGGACCGCGGCGTGGCCAAGGGGGACAGGGTTGCCTATCTGGGCGAGAACCACCCGTCCTTCCTGGAGACCCTCTTTGCGTGCGGAACCCTCGGCGCCATCTTCGTCCCGCTCAACACGCGGCTGGCGCCCCCGGAAATCCAGTTCCAGCTGCAGGACTGCGGCGCCGGGACCCTGGTCCATGCCGGCAGCCTCGGCGACCTGGCAGCCCGCGGGTCGGCCGGCACGGCAGTGGCGAGACTCGTCGTCGTCGCCGATTCCCTTGACGGTTCCTCGGCCAGTGCGGCAGGCGGCGGCGTGCAGGCTGCCCGCGGGGCGGACGCAGCGGCGGTGGAGGACTTTGAGGACCTGGTGGCCTCCGGTTCGGACCAGCCGGTCGACGAACCGGTCACGCTGGACGACGGTGCCATGATCCTCTACACCTCCGGTACCACGGGCCGGCCAAAGGGCGCCCTGCTGACCCACGGCAACGTCACATGGAACTGCATCAACGTGATCGTTGATTTCGACTTCTCCTCGCAGGACGTGGCGCTGATGATTTCGCCGATGTTCCACGTCGCGTCCCTCGATATGGGCGTACTCCCGACGCTGCTCAAAGGCGGAACGGTCATCCTCGAATCCAGGTTTGACCCCAGCCGGGTCCTGGCCCTCATCGAGCAGTACAGCGTCACCACTATGAGCGGCGTCCCCACCACCTATCAGCTCATCTGCGAACATCCCGCGTGGGCCTCGACGGACCTTAGCTCGCTGAACAAGCTCACCTGCGGGGGGTCCGCGATCCCGATGCGGGTGCTCGACGCCTATGAGTCCCGGGGCCTGCAGATCGGCACCGGCTACGGCATGACCGAAACCGCGCCTGCAGCCACGGTCCTCCCCGCGGCGCGGTCCCGCGACAAGGCCGGTTCCGCCGGGCTTCCGCACTTCTTCACCGACGTCCGCATAGCCGACCCAATAGCCGGCACCGCGGAGCCCGGAACTGGGGGAGAGATCCAGATCAAGGGCCCAAACGTGATCCCCGAGTACTGGAACCGGACTGACGCCACCGCCGAGTCATACGCGGAGGGCGGCTGGTTCAAGTCAGGTGATATGGGCTACAAGGATGACGACGGGTTCGTCTTCGTCTCGGACCGGATCAAGGACATGATCATCTCCGGCGGCGAGAACATTTATCCCGCCGAAGTGGAGCAGGCCATCACGGAACTCGAGGCGGTGGGAAGCGTGGCCGTCATCGGCGTGCCGGATGAGAAATGGGGTGAAGTGCCCCGGGCCGTCGTTCTTCTGCGCGAGGGTGCCCAACTCACGGAAGAGCAGCTCAGGCGGTACTTGGATGGACGCCTGGCACGCTACAAAATCCCCAAGTCCGTGGTGTTTGTCGATGAGATGCCCCGGACCGCCAGCGGCAAGATCAGGAAGGCCGACCTGCGGAAGCTGAGCGCCATCCAGCCATAA
- a CDS encoding LysE family transporter, protein MQPSLWLALAGAGVLISFTPGAGAINTMSNSLNSGFRRSIWGILGQQAALVVHIVIVALGVGVLVASSPVAFNVIRYAGAAYLVYLGIQQFRHKPDLDQEKAAALRNEPAFSMFRRGLWVNLLNPKAIVFFLAFMPQFIRPENPLLPQYLTLSATVIVIDVLVMWFFFAAAAKTFQRFTHDARGQRTLNRTFGVLFMAVGVMLALIH, encoded by the coding sequence GTGCAACCCTCCCTTTGGCTGGCCCTGGCGGGCGCCGGTGTCCTGATCAGCTTTACGCCCGGTGCGGGCGCCATCAACACCATGAGCAATTCCCTGAACTCCGGCTTCCGGCGTTCCATCTGGGGGATCCTTGGGCAGCAGGCCGCGCTGGTGGTGCACATCGTGATCGTGGCCCTCGGCGTCGGGGTGCTGGTGGCCAGCTCTCCGGTCGCCTTCAACGTGATCCGCTACGCGGGCGCCGCCTACCTCGTCTATCTGGGCATCCAGCAGTTCCGGCACAAACCCGATCTGGACCAGGAAAAGGCCGCCGCGCTGCGGAACGAGCCGGCATTTTCCATGTTCCGCCGCGGCCTGTGGGTCAACCTGCTGAACCCCAAGGCGATCGTGTTCTTCCTCGCCTTTATGCCTCAGTTCATCCGCCCGGAGAACCCGCTCCTGCCGCAGTACCTGACCCTGTCAGCCACCGTGATCGTGATCGACGTCCTAGTGATGTGGTTCTTCTTCGCCGCCGCGGCCAAGACCTTCCAGCGCTTTACCCACGATGCCCGCGGCCAGCGCACCCTCAACCGGACGTTCGGCGTGCTGTTCATGGCCGTCGGCGTCATGCTGGCCCTCATTCACTGA
- a CDS encoding MMPL family transporter, whose translation MNKTPHGSARVPFWLRWLIPVLLVVTWLAIAGIGGPTFGRLSEVSSNDQASFLPTGAEATEVRDWQAKFRDTNEVPAVIVIESDSAFTPAQLGEVAALKGKLEALGAGSTVVGPIPSEDAKAVQFVVPIESAGEVKEVVKELRAEVQASAPAGMQTFVTGPAGLAADLVSAFAGIDGILLLVALAAVFLILLIVYRSLLLPIAVLFTSVFALCAAILLVFGMAKLGWIQLNGQSQGILSILVIGAATDYALLYVARFREALTHTTNRTAAALTAWKAAWEPILASGATVIIALLCLLLSDLNSNKALGPVAAAGILCSLFAALTLLPALMALLGRAAFWPFRPKLLPETEREPELVTGLEGQKGLWRATGSLVSRRPRTVWVASVLLLLMASAGVLQLKANGVPQTDVILTASNAVDGQDALARHFDAGSGSPAVIVADEAKAQDVLAKTKATDGVGAAYLLAEGSVPIVPGAPAAPGAPASPTAPAVRDGKVLINATLDFAADSNEAENVVVALRQELKKIDDGALVGGVTATALDTNTTAQRDLVTIIPVVLAVILVILMLLLRSVLAPVLLVASVVLSYAAAMGVSAFVFNNIFGFPGADATVPLFGFVFLVALGVDYNIFLMSRVREESIKHGTRPGILRGLGVTGGVITSAGVVLAATFAALGVIPIMFLVQLAFIVAFGVLLDTVLVRSLLVPALAYDISPRIWWPSKLGRAQMDATERVRPAAPEAESAEAGIR comes from the coding sequence ATGAACAAGACACCACACGGCAGTGCCCGCGTCCCTTTCTGGCTGCGCTGGCTGATTCCCGTCCTGCTCGTCGTCACCTGGCTGGCCATCGCCGGGATCGGCGGGCCCACTTTTGGCCGGCTGAGCGAGGTCTCCTCCAATGACCAGGCGTCCTTCCTGCCGACGGGAGCCGAGGCCACGGAGGTCCGGGACTGGCAGGCCAAGTTCCGGGACACCAATGAGGTCCCAGCCGTCATTGTCATAGAGAGCGACTCGGCCTTCACCCCGGCCCAGCTCGGCGAGGTGGCAGCCCTCAAGGGCAAGCTGGAGGCGCTGGGCGCCGGCAGCACCGTCGTCGGCCCCATCCCGTCCGAGGATGCCAAGGCCGTGCAGTTTGTAGTCCCGATCGAATCGGCCGGCGAAGTGAAGGAAGTCGTCAAGGAACTCCGCGCGGAGGTGCAGGCATCCGCTCCGGCGGGAATGCAGACCTTCGTAACCGGTCCGGCCGGGCTTGCCGCGGACCTCGTCAGCGCCTTCGCGGGCATCGACGGCATCCTGCTGCTGGTGGCCCTTGCCGCGGTTTTCCTGATCCTGCTGATCGTCTACCGCTCGCTGCTGCTGCCGATCGCCGTGCTGTTCACCTCGGTCTTCGCGCTCTGCGCCGCCATCCTGCTGGTTTTCGGGATGGCCAAGCTCGGCTGGATCCAGCTCAACGGCCAGAGCCAGGGCATCCTGTCCATCCTGGTGATCGGTGCCGCCACTGACTACGCGCTGCTCTATGTGGCGCGGTTCCGTGAGGCGCTGACGCACACGACCAACCGGACGGCCGCCGCGCTCACCGCGTGGAAGGCGGCCTGGGAGCCTATCCTGGCCTCCGGCGCCACCGTCATCATCGCGCTGCTGTGCCTGCTCTTGTCCGACCTCAACTCGAACAAGGCACTCGGCCCCGTGGCGGCCGCAGGCATCCTGTGTTCCCTCTTCGCGGCCCTGACCCTGCTGCCAGCGCTGATGGCGCTGCTGGGCCGCGCCGCGTTCTGGCCGTTCCGCCCCAAGCTGCTCCCGGAGACTGAGCGCGAGCCCGAACTCGTCACCGGCCTCGAGGGCCAGAAGGGCTTGTGGCGCGCCACCGGGTCCCTCGTGTCCCGCCGGCCGCGGACTGTCTGGGTCGCCTCCGTGCTGCTGCTCCTGATGGCCTCCGCCGGCGTGCTCCAGCTCAAGGCAAACGGCGTCCCGCAGACCGACGTGATCCTCACCGCCTCCAACGCCGTCGACGGCCAGGACGCCCTGGCCCGTCACTTCGACGCGGGCTCCGGCAGTCCTGCCGTGATCGTCGCTGACGAGGCGAAGGCGCAGGACGTGCTGGCCAAGACCAAAGCGACCGACGGCGTCGGGGCCGCCTACCTGCTGGCCGAAGGCAGCGTTCCGATCGTCCCCGGCGCTCCGGCCGCACCCGGCGCCCCGGCTTCTCCCACGGCTCCTGCGGTGAGGGACGGCAAGGTCCTGATCAACGCGACGCTGGACTTCGCCGCGGACTCCAACGAGGCTGAAAACGTCGTGGTGGCCCTCCGCCAGGAACTGAAGAAAATCGACGACGGCGCCCTGGTCGGCGGAGTGACGGCGACGGCCCTGGACACGAACACCACTGCCCAGCGTGACCTCGTCACCATCATCCCTGTGGTCCTCGCGGTGATCCTGGTGATCCTGATGCTGCTGCTGCGCTCCGTGCTGGCGCCGGTGCTGCTGGTTGCCTCGGTGGTGCTGTCCTACGCCGCCGCCATGGGAGTCTCCGCCTTCGTGTTCAACAACATCTTTGGATTCCCGGGAGCCGATGCCACCGTCCCGCTCTTTGGCTTCGTCTTCCTTGTGGCGCTGGGGGTGGACTACAACATCTTCCTCATGAGCCGGGTCCGGGAGGAGTCCATTAAGCACGGCACCCGGCCCGGCATCCTGCGCGGCCTGGGCGTCACGGGCGGCGTGATCACCTCCGCCGGGGTGGTCCTCGCGGCCACGTTTGCCGCCCTGGGCGTTATCCCCATCATGTTCCTCGTGCAGCTGGCCTTCATTGTGGCCTTCGGCGTGTTGCTGGATACCGTCCTGGTCCGGTCGCTGCTGGTTCCGGCCCTGGCCTACGACATCAGCCCGCGGATCTGGTGGCCGAGCAAGTTGGGGCGCGCGCAGATGGATGCAACCGAGCGTGTCCGCCCGGCCGCCCCGGAGGCGGAATCCGCGGAGGCGGGAATCCGCTAG
- a CDS encoding APC family permease: MNTNSSKQSGLGLFRATGIYVGAILGSGILVLPAIAAKEAGPASLLAWTLLLVFCTPVSFSFAEMSRQQPDAGGIAHFVTRAYGRRAAVVAGYLFYFAIPFGAPATAVIGGNYIAHALGGGRGTALVAAALLLAAAFASNAVGIRMSSGIQLVLMVLLVGLLALAVALAAPFGRAGNFEPFAPHGYWAVGGAASLLFFCFAGWEAVTHIAGEFRHPERDLKRATWLTLIVVGVVYLGVVSASVAVLGPALPGSEVPIAELLEKGLGGFAAPLTAAAAVLTFGPVNTFVAGASRLGASLASDGVLPRALARGAGPGEVPTASLGLLGVMTLLSFGAAAAGLVDLQLQIGAASACFTAVTAFGLLAGIRLLPTRTPAWLGVIVAAAVMLAVLLFSGWALVVPLGLAVAAILAGRPGARVWQLGRAKTPTSAGRREPVPAAARPPARP; encoded by the coding sequence GTGAACACCAACAGCAGCAAGCAGTCAGGGCTCGGCCTGTTCCGGGCCACCGGCATCTACGTCGGGGCGATCCTGGGCTCGGGCATCCTGGTCCTCCCGGCCATCGCTGCCAAGGAGGCAGGGCCAGCGTCGCTCCTGGCCTGGACCCTGCTGCTGGTGTTCTGCACCCCCGTGTCCTTCAGTTTCGCTGAGATGAGCCGCCAGCAGCCCGACGCAGGCGGAATCGCCCACTTTGTCACGCGCGCCTACGGACGCCGTGCCGCGGTCGTGGCCGGCTACCTCTTCTACTTCGCCATTCCCTTCGGTGCCCCGGCGACAGCCGTGATCGGCGGCAACTACATCGCCCACGCGCTGGGCGGCGGGCGCGGGACGGCGTTGGTGGCCGCCGCACTGCTGCTGGCCGCCGCTTTCGCGAGCAACGCCGTCGGGATCCGGATGTCCAGCGGCATCCAGCTGGTACTGATGGTATTGCTCGTCGGACTGCTGGCACTGGCCGTCGCCCTGGCTGCACCGTTTGGACGGGCGGGGAACTTCGAGCCGTTCGCGCCGCACGGCTACTGGGCCGTGGGCGGCGCGGCCAGCCTGCTCTTTTTCTGCTTCGCCGGCTGGGAGGCGGTCACGCATATCGCCGGGGAGTTCCGCCACCCGGAACGTGACCTCAAACGGGCCACCTGGCTCACCCTGATTGTGGTCGGTGTGGTCTACCTCGGCGTCGTCTCGGCGTCGGTCGCTGTGCTGGGCCCCGCACTTCCGGGCAGCGAGGTGCCGATCGCGGAGCTGCTCGAAAAGGGACTGGGCGGATTCGCTGCGCCGCTGACCGCCGCCGCCGCGGTGCTGACCTTCGGTCCGGTCAACACCTTTGTCGCCGGCGCCAGCAGGCTGGGGGCGAGCCTGGCGTCCGACGGCGTTTTGCCGCGGGCCCTCGCGCGGGGCGCCGGTCCGGGGGAGGTGCCCACGGCCAGCCTGGGATTGCTGGGCGTGATGACGTTGCTGTCCTTCGGGGCGGCGGCAGCCGGGCTGGTCGACTTGCAGCTCCAGATCGGGGCGGCGTCGGCCTGTTTCACCGCAGTGACGGCGTTTGGCCTGCTCGCCGGGATCCGTTTGCTGCCCACCCGGACGCCGGCCTGGCTCGGAGTCATAGTGGCTGCTGCTGTGATGCTGGCCGTGCTGCTCTTCAGCGGATGGGCACTCGTGGTCCCGCTCGGGCTGGCCGTGGCCGCCATCTTGGCTGGCCGGCCGGGCGCACGGGTATGGCAGTTGGGACGCGCGAAAACGCCAACTAGTGCCGGTCGGCGGGAGCCGGTGCCGGCTGCTGCGCGGCCTCCTGCCCGGCCCTGA